One stretch of Diabrotica undecimpunctata isolate CICGRU chromosome 5, icDiaUnde3, whole genome shotgun sequence DNA includes these proteins:
- the LOC140441758 gene encoding uncharacterized protein: protein MRDSMCSNKLLLYFLIGAFTISIFCGTKMAIEGLPLHRQEPDGDQDILAGADFLSVFMESSLRRAYAETTSTVSPTTIIVELEEETDYTTKREKRNSNAVDLRRETSPNSYSNSLYTNTLPFSQSTEQVSDSDSSTNKDGVVVAVSVSSSVGKAVNSLYRRSTLLPIHKYFSSDRYSNLAIDNRKSRNNVYTISTTTSPEPNTYAPQQLYSQIFTTSTTAKPFQNYFDIEQKPGIIATVRKSDLSVEESGPITKDSEIASDFSGSYPARVRIAPPFDQSTFLNQNVQQTDNRSYNPTFIYHDNPEDSNSARSVSYSSIVQSLPQLSMEAEKTEPHERHERNYNDAKSPYINNLNIGVDKLKQNDSKILNWQDSEPDQKITEKPWPNQQKYTPTTPLPVELPKVYAQPEQNYEVDEALSVVTNGRAHGVQPTKSDKKPDDNQKFGYVVEGKNYRKYRVEERTADGFIVGEYGVVSHDDGSLRGVRYTADGTINPRLISEALMKFLSL from the coding sequence atATTCTGTGGCACAAAGATGGCAATCGAGGGCCTGCCCTTACATAGACAGGAGCCCGATGGCGATCAGGACATTCTCGCCGGTGCTGATTTTCTCTCCGTGTTCATGGAATCATCACTTCGAAGAGCTTATGCAGAAACAACGTCAACAGTTTCTCCTACCACAATCATTGTAGAATTAGAAGAAGAAACCGATTATACAACCAAACGTGAAAAAAGAAACTCTAACGCTGTAGATTTAAGACGTGAAACCTCACCCAATTCTTATTCTAATAGTCTTTATACGAATACTTTGCCCTTCTCTCAAAGTACAGAACAAGTTAGTGATAGTGATTCTAGTACCAACAAGGACGGTGTTGTTGTAGCAGTAAGTGTATCTTCGTCTGTAGGCAAAGCAGTCAATAGTTTATACAGAAGATCTACGCTTTTACCAATTCACAAATATTTTTCATCAGATCGGTATTCCAATTTGGCTATTGATAATAGAAAAAGCAGAAATAATGTTTATACAATTTCAACCACCACATCACCCGAACCAAACACTTACGCACCGCAACAGCTTTATAGTCAAATATTTACAACATCCACTACAGCAAAAccctttcaaaattattttgatattgaACAAAAACCAGGTATAATTGCAACAGTACGTAAAAGTGACCTTAGTGTAGAAGAAAGCGGACCAATTACTAAAGATAGTGAAATAGCTTCTGATTTTAGTGGAAGCTATCCAGCACGTGTAAGAATTGCACCTCCGTTTGATCAATCTACATTTCTAAATCAAAACGTACAGCAAACCGACAATCGATCTTACAATCCAACTTTTATATACCACGATAATCCAGAAGACTCGAACAGCGCTAGATCCGTTTCATATAGTTCTATAGTTCAAAGTTTACCCCAACTAAGCATGGAAGCTGAAAAAACAGAACCACATGAAAGACACGAACGAAATTACAATGACGCTAAAAGTCCTTATATTAATAACTTGAATATTGGCGTCGATAAACTGAAACAAAATGATAGCAAGATATTAAATTGGCAAGATTCAGAACCAGATCAAAAAATCACCGAAAAGCCATGGCCAAACCAACAAAAATACACACCTACTACACCCTTACCTGTGGAACTACCAAAAGTGTATGCCCAACCAGAGCAAAACTACGAAGTTGACGAAGCACTGAGCGTTGTAACTAACGGTAGAGCTCACGGTGTGCAACCTACCAAATCAGACAAAAAACCCGACGACAATCAGAAGTTTGGTTACGTTGTAGAGGgcaaaaattacagaaaatataGAGTAGAGGAAAGAACCGCTGATGGTTTTATAGTAGGTGAATACGGCGTTGTTAGTCATGATGACGGTTCCCTGAGAGGTGTGAGATATACCGCTGATGGTACCATCAACCCCAGATTGATTTCTGAGGCGCTGATGAAATTTCTCTCTCTGTGA